The Mesorhizobium sp. NBSH29 genome has a segment encoding these proteins:
- a CDS encoding ribbon-helix-helix protein, CopG family, with the protein MKRTMTLNLSETEMSALEAMCDEKGLSKTALVRQALRLYKSVDDRLARGEKVFMESADKSEKVELMVL; encoded by the coding sequence ATGAAGCGTACGATGACGCTCAATTTGTCGGAGACAGAAATGAGCGCGCTCGAAGCCATGTGCGACGAAAAAGGTCTCTCCAAAACTGCCCTCGTCCGGCAGGCATTACGGCTTTACAAGTCCGTGGATGACCGCTTGGCGCGAGGCGAAAAGGTATTCATGGAGAGCGCGGATAAGTCAGAAAAAGTAGAGTTGATGGTTCTATGA
- a CDS encoding multiubiquitin domain-containing protein, whose amino-acid sequence MPDTSNFTYKLDGRLVATDDAILSGRDIRGNAGLNPMSDYVLIQIVDRASRSIGLDETIDLREVDEPEFLSFKGDRTFSLTVNERGFEWGAATISAADIYRCASIDEDLELILDSAGDAVIPADGEVTLSEKGVERIRGREAKTVIIKVNGRPRTVPKKKHSYREIALLAYPDADFDNFKYTITYLKGVHGAEGDLVEGEKIEVKNGMVFNVRRADKS is encoded by the coding sequence ATGCCTGATACCTCGAACTTCACGTACAAGCTTGACGGCCGCTTGGTCGCCACCGATGACGCAATTCTCTCTGGGCGCGACATTCGCGGCAACGCTGGCCTCAATCCCATGAGTGACTACGTTCTCATTCAAATAGTCGACCGGGCGTCGCGTTCGATCGGGCTTGATGAAACGATCGACCTGCGAGAGGTGGACGAGCCCGAGTTTCTCTCTTTCAAGGGGGACAGGACCTTCTCACTCACTGTCAACGAACGCGGCTTCGAGTGGGGTGCAGCGACGATCTCCGCGGCCGACATCTACCGCTGCGCCAGTATTGATGAGGACCTCGAGCTAATCCTGGACAGCGCTGGCGATGCAGTCATTCCCGCCGACGGGGAGGTGACATTGAGCGAAAAGGGTGTCGAGAGGATCCGCGGCCGCGAGGCGAAGACGGTGATAATTAAGGTCAACGGTAGGCCGCGCACGGTGCCCAAGAAAAAGCACAGCTATCGCGAGATTGCCCTCCTCGCCTACCCCGACGCCGACTTCGATAATTTCAAATACACTATCACGTACCTGAAGGGCGTCCATGGCGCGGAAGGCGATCTGGTGGAAGGCGAGAAGATCGAAGTCAAGAATGGGATGGTCTTCAATGTCCGCCGAGCTGATAAGTCGTGA